GAGCAGCAGTACTTTGTTCAATCATTGTAGCCTGAAGCTTTTCTGTCTGATCAGTAATCTTTGACTTGATAGTAAATATTGAGCCTGATGAATTGGACAATTCAGTCACTCTATCAACATCACAAATATATTTTAAGAACTTAACTATTGCTTCCTCTTTTGCAGGATTGTCCTGCTTAGCAGCAGCTATGTAAGCCTGAACTGCGTTTACGTATGCTCCTGGCTTACCACCGTTGTAGCCTAAACCGGCGCTGATAGCCAAATTGTCATAAAGGCCCTGAACACCTTCCTTTTTAATTCTTGACAAAATCCATGATCCATTTGTATATATTGCTGATCTTTCATTAAAGAAATGTCCGTTTACAACTGTAGCGTCTGCTCCAAGTGCATCAGGCGAAGTGTAAGTAAACATCTTTTGCATAATCTTTGCAGCTTCTACAAAAGCAGGATCATCTAATCCTTTTTCATAAACATCAGGTCCCCCTACTGCTGCAAGTGCATATGAATACCAGAGCATTGAAGTCCATGCATTTTTATTTGTCATCTGTGCAGTTGGGAATATTTTTTTCGCTTTTAATGCATCACATACTTTCCACAACTCTTCATAAGTAGTAGGAACAGTTGTAATTCCTGCGCTGTTCAATAATTTCTTATTAAACATTATTGCAATAACCGCATTCTCATATGGGAGAGCAAAGTTTTTGCCCTTATACTGAGCTGTCTTTATTACGCCCTCTGCAAATTTATCAGACCATTCCTTATCAGCCAAGTAGGAAGTGAGATCCATTAGCTTACCAGATTCAGAATACAATTGTAAGTCTGCAGCTGATTTGAAGGTAAAAATATCAGGTGCATTACCGGTTGATATCGTAGTCCTTATCTTATCTTCATAAGCATCGTAATCAGTGTATTCTTCAATTTTTACTTCGATTTTTGATTCATTTTCCTTGTTGAATGAATCAACCATTTGACCAAACACTTTTGCTTTTCCATCAGTTCCAACCCAAATACTTGGGAATGTGATTACAACCTTTTCAGTATTTGCACTTTTCCCAGTTGTTGAATTCGAGGTTGAATTTGTCGACTGGCTAACATCTGATTTACCACAGGCTGCAAAAATTGCCATTGTCATTGAAAGAACTACCATTAATGCCACAATACGTTTGATAATCTTCCCCATAATTATTAACCTTCTTTCTCATTTTATTTTACCAATTAAAAATTTTACCCTATTGTATGGATTTTAACATTGGGTACAAGCTATATTTTTAGGCATTTATACCAATTCTTCAATAAATTAAAACCTTTAATTTATTGAAGAAAAAAATAAAACTTGTCGGTAACTATCATAGCCATTAAGTAACCCTTGGGTTCGGTAATCTACTAATAACTATACATATTCACCAAAAACAATAGTTTACAATGGCAATTATATATCATATATGATAAAAAGTAAACAGTTATTTTATATTTTTCGACTTTATAATACATTTTATATATTTTGCAATTTAGATAGTAAAATTATTTGTTTAAATATTTTAATTATGTCATAAAGCTTTTAATATAATGATATTAACCGGTGCAATCCGGCTACTCATTCAACCATAGTATTTTAAGTTCAATGATTGAAAGATTTTGATTACTATGATATTCTTAAATAAAGTTCTACATAATATTTTTTCTGGTTTTTTTATTAACACTTATAATTAATTCCTCTTTTACAAAATAAATTTAGAAATATATTTCCATATATTGTGTAGATAGCTTTATATTTTTTTATTATATATTATAATTATAAGGAGACTCTATGATAAACTATTTAAAGCAATTAAATCCTACTCTGCAAATAAAAAGTATATTAGATGAATCATTTTTAAGGTATGGAAAAGTACTTGACCAATATGACTTCTCTGAATGTATTGAAATTATGAAAACCAAAGTGATTCCGGATTCAGGTAATGTGTATGTTGCATGTGACGATGAATTAATGAGCACAGCTATTGAAAAAGAGCTTAGTAATATTTTTTATGGCAATATGCCTATTCAGATAGGATATTGTAATGGTAACAGTAGTAAGCTCAACGCTCTGGAATACCATAAAGGTTCTGAGATA
This region of Clostridium sp. BNL1100 genomic DNA includes:
- a CDS encoding extracellular solute-binding protein, with the protein product MGKIIKRIVALMVVLSMTMAIFAACGKSDVSQSTNSTSNSTTGKSANTEKVVITFPSIWVGTDGKAKVFGQMVDSFNKENESKIEVKIEEYTDYDAYEDKIRTTISTGNAPDIFTFKSAADLQLYSESGKLMDLTSYLADKEWSDKFAEGVIKTAQYKGKNFALPYENAVIAIMFNKKLLNSAGITTVPTTYEELWKVCDALKAKKIFPTAQMTNKNAWTSMLWYSYALAAVGGPDVYEKGLDDPAFVEAAKIMQKMFTYTSPDALGADATVVNGHFFNERSAIYTNGSWILSRIKKEGVQGLYDNLAISAGLGYNGGKPGAYVNAVQAYIAAAKQDNPAKEEAIVKFLKYICDVDRVTELSNSSGSIFTIKSKITDQTEKLQATMIEQSTAAPYMIGTFESAMPTKVVTAFPPALEGLILGEYTPEQFVAELKAANK